CAACCGTCTCGCGGATCGTTCCCCCCAATAGGGACAATCCACGTTCGCCCACCCGTCGCCACCTGGAGGTACTCCATGAGGAATCCGTCGTCGCTGATGGTCCGCCGAAGCTCATCGAGAAATGCGGCCTCGTCAATGTCGTCTCGCTCGAATATGATCGTGCCGCCCCAGATCTGATTACCGAGGTAGATACCTAGTGAATCAGCCGAGGCATACAGCGGTTCGAGTACTACTGACAGGAGATCCCGTCCAACGAAGTACGGCACCTCCGATACTGGACCATACTCTTCGTAGGCCGCGTTGAGGGTCGCCAGCCAGTCCGGAGGATGGTGGAAATTATCGTCCATCCAGACAAGACGATTGTGGCGTGCGGCCTCCATCTCGGCAGCGATGGCATTGGCCTTCCCTGAACAGTGTTCGGACTCACCGACGGCGATGAGTCAGACCCCTCGGGGATGTTTTGTCGTTCAGTGACGGGATCGTCCTCGACGGCGTGGATGATTAGGAGCTCGTCGCGATCTCCGAGTTGGGCAGCCAGCTCCCCACAGGCGTCGGTCTACCTCGTCGTTGGCAGGAGGACGCTCACCGATGAGCGGCAG
This portion of the Halalkalicoccus tibetensis genome encodes:
- a CDS encoding glycosyltransferase produces the protein MEAARHNRLVWMDDNFHHPPDWLATLNAAYEEYGPVSEVPYFVGRDLLSVVLEPLYASADSLGIYLGNQIWGGTIIFERDDIDEAAFLDELRRTISDDGFLMEYLQVATGGRTWIVPIGGNDPRDG